One window from the genome of Pseudomonas sp. L5B5 encodes:
- a CDS encoding sulfite exporter TauE/SafE family protein codes for MNEHSLLGAGLGAIIGAILALTGAGGGILAVPLLVFGLGLSMVEAAPIGLLAVGLAASVGAILGLRQGIVRYRAAGFVAGIGILMAPLGLWLAHRLPNLPLAVLFALVLLYACGRILRKASLELKQGRPAPRPAFQPCVLNPAQGRLRWTLPCARALTFTGLLSGLLSGLLGVGGGFVIIPALSRYTNLDSKSIVATSLAVIALVSLGSVVTASLSGVMHWAVGAPFALGAVLGLVLGRQVASHLAGPRLQQLFAVTGICAALLLAGGALGLLPH; via the coding sequence ATGAATGAACACAGTCTGCTGGGGGCGGGCCTGGGGGCGATCATCGGCGCGATCCTGGCCCTGACCGGAGCCGGCGGCGGCATCCTCGCGGTGCCGCTGCTGGTGTTCGGCCTCGGCCTGAGCATGGTCGAGGCCGCCCCCATCGGCCTGCTGGCGGTGGGCCTGGCCGCCAGCGTCGGGGCCATCCTCGGTTTGCGCCAGGGCATCGTGCGTTATCGCGCCGCGGGGTTCGTCGCCGGCATCGGCATCCTCATGGCGCCGCTGGGGCTGTGGCTGGCCCATCGCCTGCCGAACCTGCCATTGGCCGTGCTGTTCGCCCTGGTGCTGCTGTACGCCTGCGGGCGCATCCTGCGCAAGGCCAGCCTGGAGCTGAAACAGGGCCGGCCGGCGCCGCGCCCGGCGTTCCAGCCCTGCGTGCTCAACCCGGCCCAGGGTCGACTGCGCTGGACCCTGCCCTGCGCCCGGGCGCTGACCTTCACCGGCCTGCTCTCCGGGCTGCTGTCGGGGCTGCTGGGGGTCGGTGGCGGTTTCGTGATCATCCCGGCGCTGAGCCGCTACACCAACCTGGACAGCAAGAGCATCGTCGCCACCTCCCTGGCGGTGATCGCCCTGGTGTCCCTGGGCAGCGTGGTTACCGCCAGCCTCAGCGGCGTGATGCACTGGGCAGTGGGCGCGCCCTTCGCCCTCGGCGCGGTGCTGGGCCTGGTGCTCGGCCGCCAGGTCGCCAGCCACCTGGCCGGGCCACGGCTGCAGCAACTGTTCGCCGTCACCGGCATCTGCGCCGCCCTGCTCCTGGCCGGCGGCGCCCTGGGCCTGTTGCCCCACTGA
- a CDS encoding phytanoyl-CoA dioxygenase family protein, which produces MSLQTRKETTMLALIQDTDHCLVNGVPLSADEIAAFHRHGFIKIKGFLTAHAIEALKREAGARVISARDAKSAYGDSFNRLTYDLGRTEVLKRIYSSTAFRTALVTLTGHPLIMTESQSFELTAHQQGFAWHYDSLSFRYIRPQDAAFSVWIPLDPIHNAGQRGGMAYVPESLYSAKANFQLASLLSRKMAAGLSVEDFSAHLRGIFNTPSLLTEIFEEHKTQDDFALGDVLFFSKSLWHRSEPLLPGPLQARLAVTIRFLDWRSRLDKTLFEGESESGGGVGMGVNWGKPTQTAYGSQFTDIDDGEEIRTSRHCGPII; this is translated from the coding sequence TTGAGCCTGCAGACTCGAAAGGAGACGACGATGCTTGCCCTGATTCAAGACACAGATCATTGCCTGGTGAATGGCGTCCCGCTCAGCGCCGATGAGATCGCGGCCTTTCACCGCCACGGCTTCATCAAGATCAAAGGCTTTTTAACGGCGCATGCCATCGAGGCGCTCAAACGCGAAGCCGGTGCACGGGTCATTTCCGCCAGGGACGCGAAGTCGGCCTATGGCGATTCCTTCAACCGGCTGACCTACGACCTTGGCCGCACCGAGGTGCTCAAGCGCATCTACTCCTCGACGGCCTTCAGGACCGCCTTGGTGACCCTGACAGGTCATCCGCTGATCATGACCGAGTCCCAGAGCTTCGAACTCACCGCGCACCAGCAAGGCTTTGCCTGGCATTACGACTCCCTGAGCTTTCGCTACATCCGACCGCAGGATGCGGCCTTCAGCGTGTGGATTCCCTTGGACCCCATCCACAACGCAGGGCAACGCGGGGGAATGGCCTATGTCCCTGAAAGCCTGTACTCGGCCAAGGCCAACTTCCAACTGGCCAGCCTGCTGTCAAGGAAGATGGCCGCCGGCCTCTCGGTCGAGGATTTCTCTGCGCACCTAAGGGGCATCTTCAACACACCGAGCCTGTTGACGGAAATATTCGAGGAACATAAGACCCAGGACGATTTCGCGCTGGGCGATGTGCTGTTCTTCAGCAAATCCCTGTGGCACCGCTCCGAGCCGCTGTTGCCGGGGCCACTCCAGGCGCGGTTGGCGGTAACCATCCGCTTTCTGGATTGGCGCTCACGGCTGGACAAAACCCTGTTCGAAGGTGAGTCTGAAAGCGGTGGCGGCGTGGGAATGGGCGTCAACTGGGGCAAACCCACCCAGACGGCCTACGGCTCGCAGTTCACCGATATCGACGACGGCGAGGAAATTCGCACCTCCAGGCATTGCGGCCCGATTATCTAG
- a CDS encoding DMT family transporter produces the protein MSKSYAIGVAAALFATFSWALNFLSPYLMGDFGTFDFITLRFIVSGAIGLVMLRLYRHGITRLSGRTMTTAALLGVVGYTLYIGCVMGSVLNGGAIIAPAFLSAAPIMVALIGNLVEPTVSWRALCVPVLLAVLGLVATNYGAFAQVLDGDLSTYLQAVGYAVGATLSWLIFCLLNQVILARLPHISSGLWTGLMMVGAGLSVVLFVPFGLTFNLYSAPDVQWRLDNTLPVLAAASALACVASVGGAWAWNFASQRLPMALSGQLISVETLFAAAFGLIAEQRLPTGLETLGIIALLSGASIAVRVMAQQQRAGAGVRA, from the coding sequence ATGTCGAAGTCCTATGCCATAGGCGTGGCCGCAGCCCTCTTCGCCACCTTCAGTTGGGCACTGAATTTTCTGTCGCCCTACCTGATGGGCGACTTCGGCACGTTCGACTTCATCACCCTGCGCTTCATCGTCTCCGGCGCCATTGGCCTGGTAATGCTGCGCCTCTACCGGCACGGCATTACGCGCTTGAGCGGACGCACCATGACCACCGCCGCACTGCTGGGAGTGGTGGGCTACACCCTGTACATCGGTTGCGTCATGGGCAGTGTGCTCAATGGCGGCGCGATCATCGCGCCGGCGTTTTTAAGCGCGGCGCCGATCATGGTCGCCCTCATCGGCAACCTGGTCGAACCCACGGTCTCCTGGCGCGCCCTCTGCGTACCGGTGCTGCTGGCGGTGCTGGGGCTGGTCGCCACCAACTACGGCGCCTTCGCGCAGGTACTGGACGGCGATCTGTCCACCTACCTGCAAGCGGTCGGCTACGCGGTTGGCGCCACCCTGTCCTGGTTGATCTTCTGCCTCTTGAACCAAGTGATCCTGGCACGGCTGCCGCACATTTCCTCAGGGCTCTGGACCGGGCTGATGATGGTGGGGGCAGGCTTGAGCGTGGTGCTCTTCGTGCCCTTCGGGCTCACGTTCAACCTGTACAGCGCCCCCGATGTGCAGTGGCGCCTGGACAATACCCTGCCGGTGCTCGCCGCCGCCTCGGCCTTGGCTTGTGTCGCGTCCGTGGGTGGGGCCTGGGCCTGGAATTTTGCGAGCCAGCGGTTACCCATGGCCCTGTCCGGCCAACTGATTTCGGTCGAAACCCTCTTTGCCGCGGCGTTTGGCCTGATCGCCGAACAGCGTTTACCCACCGGCCTTGAAACCCTGGGCATCATCGCCTTGCTGAGCGGCGCATCGATTGCCGTCAGGGTCATGGCCCAACAGCAACGGGCGGGGGCGGGTGTGCGGGCATGA
- a CDS encoding YkvA family protein: MSTTHTLEQSFHRCLWRKIGRYALHVGRSLITKALWLYYAAQRPQTPAWAKSTIYGALGYFVLPLDLIPDLVPGAGYADDLGVLSLSIAAVAAHINQEVKEQAAGRLVEWFGELGD; encoded by the coding sequence ATGTCCACCACCCATACCCTGGAACAAAGCTTCCACCGCTGCCTCTGGCGCAAGATCGGTCGCTACGCCCTGCATGTCGGCCGCAGCCTGATCACCAAGGCCCTGTGGCTGTACTACGCCGCCCAACGACCACAAACCCCGGCCTGGGCCAAAAGCACTATCTACGGGGCCCTGGGCTACTTCGTCCTGCCCCTGGACCTCATCCCCGACCTGGTGCCTGGCGCCGGCTACGCCGACGACCTCGGCGTGCTGAGCCTGTCGATCGCGGCGGTGGCGGCGCATATCAATCAGGAGGTCAAGGAACAAGCGGCTGGGCGGCTGGTGGAGTGGTTTGGGGAGTTGGGGGATTGA
- a CDS encoding PDDEXK nuclease domain-containing protein, with protein sequence MKQPTEAMRTSTKAAFNEVAQMITCARQRAVRAVNTELVELYWQVGAYISRKLEAAEWGDGVVQQLADYLARRQPGVRGFTRANLFRMRQFYEVYRGNAKVAPLVRQLPWSHNLIVLGQSKQPEEREFYLRMAVQEQWSRRELERQIKSALFERSLTRPVKVSTALRQSHPEALRVFKDAYMVEFLDLAQGHDEADLHLGLVRQLKDFLIEMGRDFCFVSSRYPLQVGGRDFVLDLLLFHRGLNCLVAVELKVGRFEPESLGKLDFYLEALDRQVRKPHENPALGVLLCASKDDEVVEYALNRSLSPALIAEYQTQLPDKKLLQAKLHEFYALNPQVG encoded by the coding sequence ATGAAGCAACCGACCGAAGCCATGCGGACGTCCACCAAGGCCGCATTCAACGAAGTGGCGCAGATGATCACCTGTGCACGCCAACGGGCGGTGCGCGCAGTGAACACCGAACTGGTGGAGCTGTATTGGCAGGTGGGGGCCTATATCAGTCGCAAGCTCGAGGCGGCGGAGTGGGGCGATGGCGTGGTCCAGCAACTGGCCGACTACCTGGCACGACGGCAACCGGGAGTGCGCGGTTTTACCCGGGCGAACCTGTTTCGCATGCGGCAGTTTTATGAGGTTTATCGTGGTAACGCGAAAGTCGCACCACTGGTGCGACAATTACCCTGGAGCCACAACCTGATCGTTCTCGGGCAAAGCAAGCAGCCCGAGGAGCGTGAGTTCTACTTGCGCATGGCGGTCCAGGAACAGTGGTCGCGCCGGGAGTTGGAGCGCCAGATCAAGTCGGCCCTCTTCGAGCGCTCGCTGACCCGCCCGGTCAAGGTCTCGACAGCCTTGCGCCAATCCCACCCCGAGGCATTGAGGGTGTTCAAGGATGCCTACATGGTGGAGTTTCTCGACCTGGCCCAGGGGCATGACGAGGCCGATCTGCACCTTGGACTGGTGCGGCAACTCAAGGACTTCCTGATCGAAATGGGCCGCGACTTCTGCTTCGTCTCCTCGCGCTATCCGCTGCAGGTCGGCGGCCGCGACTTCGTGCTGGATCTGCTGCTGTTCCATCGTGGCCTGAACTGCCTGGTGGCCGTTGAGCTCAAGGTCGGACGCTTCGAACCGGAGTCCCTGGGCAAGCTGGATTTCTACCTGGAGGCCCTGGACCGCCAGGTGCGCAAACCCCATGAAAACCCGGCCCTGGGGGTGTTGCTGTGTGCCAGCAAGGACGACGAAGTAGTCGAGTACGCCCTCAACCGCTCGCTTTCGCCGGCCTTGATCGCCGAGTACCAGACCCAGTTGCCGGACAAGAAGCTGCTGCAGGCCAAGCTGCATGAGTTCTATGCGCTCAATCCTCAGGTGGGATGA
- a CDS encoding efflux RND transporter permease subunit, with protein sequence MLGLVKTALLKPYTFIVLAIFICIIGPLAALRTPTDVFPDIGIPVVAVVWQYNGLSPDAMAGRVIYTYERSLSTTVNDIEHIESQSLPGMGIVKIFFQPGVDIRTANAQVTAVSQTVLKQMPPGITPPLILNYSASTVPILQMAFSSPTLSEAKIRDLVQNNIRLPLSALPGLAMPTPMGGRQRQITLDLDPQALAAKGLSAQDVGNALAAQNQIIPVGTAKLGGNEYTVLLNNSPTAIEELNDLPIKTVDGALITIGQVAHVRDGSPPQTNIVRVDGRRAVLMPALKNGNISTLSIVDGIRQMLPRINETLPPALKTSLLGDASVFVKQSVGSVAREGIIAALLTSAMILLFLGSWRSTLIIAASIPLAVLASIALLAASGQTLNVMTLGGLALAVGILVDDATVTIENINWHLEQGKAVKDAILDGAKQIVGPAFVSLLCICIVFVPMFLLQGIAGYLFRPMALAVIFAMASSFILSRTLVPTLALYLLKPHAPGTGPGHHPEDAFINHHEGEQHAPPRHALVRALLGFQQGFERRFSNVRDTYHGLLRLALARRRPFLLGFLACVLASFALLPSLGQDFFPATDAGTLALHVRLPLGTRIEESAAAFDRIEGRIREVIPPEELDSVIDNIGIPLSGIDMAYSNSGTIGPQDGDIQVTLKPGHAPSADYVKQLRQALPESFPGSQFAFLPADISSQILNFGAPAPLDVKISGPDDAANRAFALELQRRLRHVPGIADLRLQQSTGYPSLQVKVDRLRANGLGITERDVTNSMVASLAGSSQVAPTFWLNPKNGVSYSIVAATPQYRLDSLPALEALPVTGSNGQSQILGGLADISRVESPAVVSHYNIQPTLDLYANVQGRDLGAVAHDMQKVLDDAAALRPKGATVSLHGQIDALHQAFSGLSLGLLGAVVLIYLLIVVNFQSWLDPLVIISALPAALAGIVWMLFLSGTALSVPALTGAILCMGVATANSILVVSFCRERLAEHDDALLAALEAGYTRFRPVCMTALAMIIGMLPLALSEEQNAPLGRAVIGGLLLATVATLIFVPVVFSLAHGRRPQSAVAGENTHVA encoded by the coding sequence ATGCTCGGGCTGGTCAAGACCGCTCTGCTCAAGCCCTACACGTTCATCGTGCTGGCGATCTTCATCTGCATCATCGGGCCGCTGGCGGCCCTGCGTACCCCCACCGACGTGTTCCCGGACATCGGCATCCCGGTGGTGGCGGTGGTCTGGCAGTACAACGGCCTGTCGCCGGACGCCATGGCCGGGCGGGTGATCTACACCTACGAGCGCTCCCTGAGCACCACGGTCAACGACATCGAGCACATCGAATCGCAGTCGCTGCCGGGCATGGGCATCGTCAAGATCTTCTTCCAGCCCGGGGTCGATATCCGCACCGCCAACGCCCAGGTGACGGCGGTGTCACAAACCGTGCTCAAGCAGATGCCACCGGGCATCACCCCGCCGCTGATCCTCAACTACAGCGCCTCGACGGTGCCGATCCTGCAGATGGCGTTTTCCAGCCCGACCCTGTCGGAAGCGAAGATTCGCGACCTGGTGCAGAACAACATCCGCCTGCCCCTGAGCGCCCTGCCCGGCCTGGCCATGCCCACGCCCATGGGCGGCAGGCAGCGGCAGATCACCCTCGACCTGGACCCGCAAGCCCTGGCCGCCAAGGGCCTGTCGGCCCAGGACGTGGGCAATGCCCTGGCGGCGCAGAACCAGATCATCCCGGTGGGCACCGCCAAGCTCGGCGGCAATGAATACACGGTGCTGCTGAACAACAGCCCGACCGCCATCGAGGAGCTCAACGACCTGCCGATCAAGACCGTGGACGGTGCGCTGATCACCATCGGCCAGGTGGCCCACGTGCGCGACGGCTCGCCGCCGCAGACCAATATCGTGCGGGTCGACGGACGCCGGGCGGTGCTGATGCCGGCGCTGAAGAACGGCAATATCTCCACCCTGTCCATCGTCGATGGCATCCGCCAGATGCTGCCGCGGATCAACGAAACCCTGCCACCGGCGCTGAAGACTTCGCTGCTGGGGGACGCCTCGGTGTTCGTCAAGCAGTCGGTGGGCAGCGTGGCCCGGGAAGGCATCATCGCCGCCCTGCTGACCAGCGCGATGATCCTGCTGTTTCTCGGCAGTTGGCGCTCAACGCTGATCATCGCCGCCTCGATCCCCCTGGCGGTGCTTGCGTCCATCGCCCTGCTGGCCGCCAGCGGCCAGACCCTCAACGTCATGACCCTGGGCGGCCTGGCCCTGGCGGTGGGAATCCTGGTGGACGACGCCACGGTGACCATCGAGAACATCAACTGGCACCTGGAACAGGGCAAGGCGGTGAAGGACGCGATCCTCGACGGCGCCAAACAGATCGTCGGCCCGGCGTTCGTCTCGCTGCTGTGCATCTGCATCGTCTTCGTGCCGATGTTCCTGCTGCAGGGCATCGCCGGCTACCTGTTCCGGCCCATGGCCCTGGCGGTGATCTTCGCCATGGCCAGCTCATTCATCCTCTCGCGGACCCTGGTGCCGACACTGGCCCTGTACCTGCTCAAGCCCCATGCGCCGGGAACGGGCCCCGGGCACCACCCGGAAGACGCCTTCATCAACCACCACGAAGGCGAGCAGCACGCCCCGCCCCGGCATGCCCTTGTACGCGCCCTGCTGGGGTTCCAACAAGGCTTCGAGCGGCGTTTTTCCAATGTGCGCGACACCTACCACGGCCTGCTGCGACTGGCCTTGGCCAGGCGTCGGCCGTTCCTCCTGGGTTTCCTCGCCTGTGTGCTGGCCTCCTTCGCCCTGCTGCCGAGCCTGGGCCAGGACTTCTTCCCCGCCACCGATGCTGGGACCTTGGCCTTGCATGTGCGCCTGCCCCTGGGCACGCGGATCGAGGAAAGCGCGGCGGCCTTCGACCGCATCGAAGGGCGGATCCGCGAGGTGATCCCGCCCGAGGAGCTGGACAGCGTGATCGACAACATCGGCATTCCCCTGAGCGGCATCGACATGGCCTACAGCAACAGCGGCACCATCGGCCCCCAGGACGGCGATATCCAGGTCACCCTGAAGCCCGGCCACGCCCCCAGCGCCGACTACGTGAAGCAACTGCGCCAGGCCCTGCCGGAGAGCTTCCCGGGCAGCCAGTTTGCTTTTTTGCCGGCGGACATCAGCAGCCAGATCCTCAACTTCGGCGCGCCGGCCCCGCTGGACGTGAAGATCTCCGGGCCTGACGATGCGGCCAACCGCGCCTTCGCCCTGGAGCTGCAACGGCGCCTGCGCCACGTGCCGGGCATCGCCGACTTGCGCCTGCAGCAGTCCACCGGCTACCCGTCCTTGCAGGTCAAGGTCGATCGCCTGCGGGCCAATGGCCTGGGGATCACCGAGCGCGACGTGACCAACAGCATGGTGGCCTCCCTGGCCGGCAGCTCCCAGGTGGCGCCGACCTTCTGGCTCAACCCGAAGAACGGCGTGTCCTACTCCATCGTCGCCGCCACCCCGCAGTACCGCCTGGACAGCCTGCCGGCCCTGGAGGCCTTGCCGGTCACCGGCAGCAATGGCCAGTCGCAGATCCTCGGCGGCCTGGCGGATATCTCTCGCGTAGAAAGCCCGGCGGTGGTCAGCCACTACAACATCCAGCCGACCCTGGACCTGTACGCCAACGTCCAGGGCCGCGACCTGGGCGCCGTGGCCCACGACATGCAAAAGGTCCTGGACGACGCCGCAGCCCTGCGGCCCAAGGGCGCCACGGTCAGCCTGCACGGGCAGATCGACGCCCTGCACCAGGCCTTCAGCGGCCTGAGCCTGGGGCTGCTGGGGGCGGTGGTGCTGATCTACCTGCTGATCGTGGTCAACTTCCAATCCTGGCTCGACCCGCTGGTGATCATCAGCGCGCTACCGGCGGCCCTGGCCGGGATCGTGTGGATGCTGTTCTTGAGTGGCACCGCGTTGTCGGTGCCGGCGCTGACCGGGGCCATCCTGTGCATGGGCGTGGCCACCGCCAACTCGATCCTGGTGGTGAGCTTCTGCCGCGAGCGCCTGGCGGAACACGACGATGCCCTGCTGGCCGCCCTGGAAGCTGGCTACACGCGCTTTCGCCCGGTGTGCATGACCGCCCTGGCGATGATCATCGGCATGCTGCCCCTGGCCCTGTCCGAAGAACAGAACGCGCCCCTGGGCCGCGCGGTGATCGGCGGGCTGCTGCTCGCCACCGTCGCCACCTTGATCTTTGTCCCCGTGGTCTTCAGCCTGGCCCACGGCCGCCGTCCCCAATCCGCTGTTGCTGGAGAAAACACCCATGTCGCCTGA
- a CDS encoding efflux RND transporter periplasmic adaptor subunit → MSPDHTPSRKRLMLLGIGGLSLAALLVASGLAARTRHERAVVAWTETAAVPQVLVFQPQPNRLGDTLRLPAHLEAWSKAPIHARVSGYLKDWTQDIGAKVTAGQVLAHIDSPDLDQQVAQARARMIQQQANARLAQTTAERWQHLLASHSVSRQEADEKTSNAAAAKANAEAAAADYARLSALEDYKTIRAPFAGTITARHTDIGQLIKADNDSDPELFNLADTHKLRLYVPIPQNYASVIRPGLQAQLTVPEHPGQHFRAQLVGDSTAIDPRSGTLLAQFVAANPDGALMPGDYAEASLAIPADTHGVSIPASALIFRAQGTQVAVIDGSRHVHLRSIHIGLDLGERLVIDQGLQATDQVIDNPPDALREGDLVQLADAGGEHAPKA, encoded by the coding sequence ATGTCGCCTGATCACACCCCCTCGCGCAAACGCCTGATGCTCTTGGGTATCGGCGGCCTGAGCCTGGCCGCCCTGCTGGTGGCCAGCGGCCTGGCCGCACGTACCCGGCATGAACGGGCCGTGGTCGCCTGGACCGAAACCGCCGCCGTGCCGCAGGTGCTGGTGTTCCAGCCGCAGCCCAACCGACTGGGCGACACCCTGCGCCTGCCGGCGCACCTGGAAGCCTGGAGCAAGGCGCCGATCCACGCCCGGGTCAGCGGCTACCTCAAGGACTGGACCCAGGACATCGGTGCCAAGGTGACCGCCGGGCAAGTGCTGGCCCATATCGACAGCCCCGACCTGGACCAGCAAGTGGCCCAGGCCCGGGCGCGAATGATCCAGCAGCAAGCCAACGCGCGGCTGGCCCAGACCACCGCCGAGCGCTGGCAGCACCTCTTGGCCAGCCACTCGGTATCACGCCAGGAAGCCGATGAAAAGACCTCCAACGCAGCCGCCGCCAAAGCCAATGCCGAGGCGGCCGCCGCCGACTATGCGCGGCTCTCGGCGCTGGAGGACTACAAGACCATTCGCGCGCCGTTCGCCGGCACCATCACCGCCCGCCACACCGACATCGGCCAGTTGATCAAGGCCGACAACGACAGCGACCCGGAGCTGTTCAACCTGGCGGACACCCACAAACTGCGGCTCTACGTGCCGATTCCGCAGAACTACGCCAGCGTGATCCGCCCCGGCCTGCAAGCGCAGTTGACCGTGCCCGAGCACCCGGGCCAGCACTTTCGCGCGCAACTGGTGGGCGACTCCACCGCCATCGACCCGCGCTCCGGCACCCTGCTGGCGCAGTTCGTCGCCGCCAACCCCGACGGCGCCCTGATGCCCGGCGACTATGCCGAGGCGAGCCTGGCGATTCCCGCCGACACCCACGGCGTGAGCATCCCCGCCAGCGCCTTGATCTTCCGTGCCCAGGGCACCCAGGTGGCAGTGATCGACGGCTCCCGGCACGTGCACCTGCGCAGCATCCATATCGGCCTCGACCTGGGTGAACGGCTGGTGATCGACCAGGGCCTGCAAGCCACGGATCAAGTCATCGACAACCCGCCGGACGCCCTGCGCGAAGGTGACCTGGTGCAACTGGCGGACGCAGGAGGTGAGCATGCGCCCAAGGCTTAA
- a CDS encoding efflux transporter outer membrane subunit, which translates to MRPRLKPLAALLLLALHGCSLAPHYQVPPIELPAQYREQSSDGPWHPAAPPQGLAEQWWRLYQDPRLDDLQQRLLRANPDLAAALAHYDSAQAYASQLHAGLFPQISASAQPLRQRQSDSRPLRGSSQPSVYNSNSAGFALDFDLDLWGRIRNQAAAGDAQAQASGDDLAAARLSLQKQLASLYVQLNGLDAQSRILSHSLEDYAQALQLTRDRYQGQIASELDLTRAQSQLASAEAELDEVRAQRNLTEHAIGELVGEPASQFSLAPSEQLLSLPSIPQQLPSTLLQRRPDIAAAERRVYAANAGIGVARAAWYPDFSLTGMLGGQTQGVGNLLAAGNRYWALGPLMNLPIFDGGRLSANERQAHAEFEEAAAHYRGQVLRAVREVEDNLGQLRDLRQEALDQQAAVNAAQHTQTLAMNSYQAGAVSYLDVVTAQTAALQAQRGLQALQTRQLQASVGLVVALGGGWKGGA; encoded by the coding sequence ATGCGCCCAAGGCTTAAGCCCCTCGCCGCCCTGCTGTTGCTGGCCCTGCACGGCTGCTCCCTGGCGCCCCATTACCAGGTGCCGCCCATCGAGCTGCCGGCGCAATACCGCGAACAGAGCAGCGATGGCCCCTGGCACCCGGCCGCCCCGCCCCAGGGCCTCGCCGAGCAGTGGTGGCGGCTGTACCAGGACCCGCGTCTGGACGACCTGCAACAGCGCCTGCTCCGGGCCAACCCGGACCTGGCGGCAGCCCTGGCCCACTACGACAGCGCCCAGGCCTACGCCAGCCAACTGCACGCCGGGCTGTTCCCGCAGATCAGCGCCAGCGCCCAGCCGTTGCGCCAGCGTCAGTCGGACAGCCGGCCCCTGCGCGGCAGCAGCCAACCCTCGGTGTACAACAGCAACAGCGCCGGTTTTGCCCTGGATTTCGACCTCGACCTCTGGGGGCGCATCCGCAACCAGGCCGCAGCCGGCGATGCCCAGGCCCAAGCCTCCGGGGATGACCTGGCAGCCGCGCGCCTGAGCCTGCAAAAACAGTTGGCGAGCCTGTATGTGCAACTCAATGGCCTGGATGCCCAGAGCCGCATCCTCAGCCACTCCCTGGAGGATTACGCCCAGGCCCTGCAACTGACCCGCGACCGTTATCAAGGGCAGATCGCCTCGGAACTGGACCTGACCCGGGCCCAGAGCCAACTGGCCAGCGCCGAGGCGGAACTGGACGAAGTGCGGGCCCAGCGCAACCTCACCGAACATGCGATTGGCGAACTGGTGGGCGAACCGGCCAGCCAGTTCAGCCTTGCGCCCTCGGAACAGCTGCTGAGCCTGCCGAGCATTCCCCAACAACTGCCCAGCACCCTGCTGCAACGCCGGCCGGACATCGCCGCGGCGGAACGCCGGGTGTACGCCGCCAATGCCGGCATCGGTGTGGCCCGCGCGGCCTGGTATCCGGATTTCAGCCTGACCGGGATGCTCGGTGGCCAGACCCAGGGCGTGGGTAATCTGCTGGCGGCGGGCAATCGCTACTGGGCCTTGGGCCCCCTGATGAACCTGCCGATTTTTGATGGCGGGCGGCTGAGCGCCAATGAGCGCCAGGCCCACGCCGAGTTCGAAGAGGCCGCCGCCCATTACCGTGGGCAAGTGCTGCGAGCGGTGCGGGAGGTGGAGGACAACTTGGGGCAACTGCGGGATTTGCGCCAGGAAGCGCTGGACCAACAAGCGGCGGTGAATGCGGCGCAGCACACCCAGACCTTGGCCATGAATAGCTATCAGGCGGGTGCCGTCAGCTACCTGGATGTGGTGACTGCGCAGACCGCAGCCTTGCAGGCGCAGCGGGGGTTGCAGGCACTGCAGACGAGGCAGTTGCAGGCGAGCGTGGGGTTGGTGGTGGCGTTGGGTGGGGGGTGGAAAGGTGGGGCTTGA
- a CDS encoding VOC family protein has protein sequence MRVNYCVLGTNNMATAIEFYNALFEKTELKHLISTDRMTYWQSNNFSFALATPFDKEPATNGNGTMIGFNVDSVEKVKRLHEKAIELGGTCEGKPGQRGPYFSAYARDLDKNKLCFSAEMPV, from the coding sequence ATGAGAGTTAACTACTGCGTCCTAGGCACAAACAACATGGCGACTGCAATTGAGTTCTACAATGCACTCTTTGAAAAAACAGAACTCAAGCACTTGATATCAACAGACAGAATGACTTACTGGCAAAGTAACAATTTTTCATTTGCCCTAGCCACTCCCTTTGATAAGGAGCCTGCAACAAATGGAAATGGCACGATGATTGGTTTTAATGTTGACTCTGTAGAAAAAGTAAAAAGACTTCATGAAAAGGCGATTGAATTGGGCGGTACCTGCGAGGGTAAACCCGGCCAACGGGGGCCCTACTTTTCAGCGTATGCGAGAGATTTGGATAAAAACAAACTGTGTTTTTCTGCCGAGATGCCTGTTTAA
- the msrA gene encoding peptide-methionine (S)-S-oxide reductase MsrA, producing MNSIEQATFGAGCFWGAEAAFRALPGVVDSRVGYAVEAADEALQIEVVQVDFDPQVLAYTRLIEHFWGLHDPTSVDRQGEHGGVKYRSAIFHTNAVQAEQARAAKTALQDSGGLNKPVATVVVPLGRFELADEEHQRYLEKNGLSTCHI from the coding sequence TTGAACAGCATCGAACAGGCGACCTTTGGCGCCGGCTGCTTCTGGGGCGCGGAAGCTGCGTTCCGGGCCCTGCCTGGAGTAGTGGACAGCCGCGTCGGCTACGCCGTGGAAGCGGCCGACGAAGCCTTGCAGATAGAAGTGGTACAGGTGGATTTCGATCCGCAGGTGCTGGCTTATACCCGCCTGATCGAGCACTTCTGGGGCCTGCACGATCCCACCTCGGTGGATCGCCAGGGCGAGCATGGCGGGGTGAAATATCGCTCGGCGATCTTCCACACCAACGCCGTGCAGGCCGAACAGGCGAGGGCGGCCAAAACCGCCCTGCAAGACTCCGGAGGCCTCAACAAACCCGTAGCCACGGTGGTCGTGCCCCTGGGCCGCTTTGAACTGGCAGATGAGGAACACCAGCGTTACCTGGAAAAGAACGGCCTGAGCACTTGCCACATCTAG